In Chitinophaga oryzae, the sequence GGAGTACTACCGGCAACGGCTGCCCGCAGAAGAATGGCCGCATACCCGGCATGAACGCGCACGGTTGTATCCGGAGAAGGCGCCGTGCATCATCGTCATTGTCCTGCGCCGTAACCTGAAAATAGATATTAAGGAATGGGAGGAAATGGCGGCCGTGTGCTGCGCGGTGCAGAACATGGCGCTGACCTGCGAGGCGTATGATATCGGCGCCTACTGGGATAGCTGCGATGCCTGCATCGAATACGCCCGGCAACACTGGCTGGAAGAAAACGAACAATGCCTCGGATTCTTTTATATGGGTTATTACGACCGGCAGAAACACCACAGCGCCAAGAGGCGCACCGGCATTGACAAAAAAACGACCTGGCTCTATTGATTTTTTGACCCGCTTAATGGCTATTCTATGGGAACTGTTCTTCCGCAACTGCTTGGTAAAATGCAGAGCGTTTTCGGATATATTGTGTTGGGACTGGTAGCACTCGAATGGGTAATACTGGTCATCTCCAAAAAAATGGAAAGCAACCGCGAAGGATGGGTGAACGTGATCTCTTATGTACTGGACAGTTTTCCCTATTTCTTCCTCGGTAAGTTCGTGGTTTTCGGCACCATGATGTGGATGTACGAATACCGCTTTTTCACCCTCGGCTATGCCTGGTATGTATGGATACTCGCGTACCTGGTGTATGATTTTATGTTCTGGTCGGTGCATTATCTGGGGCACAAAGTGCGCTTTTTCTGGTGTATCCACGGGGTACACCATACCGCCGAAGAGATGAAACTCACCGTGGCGGTCCGCGGTTCCTTCCTCGGGATACTGCATATACCCCTCACCGTCATCGCGCTGCCCATCCTGGGATTCGATCCTTTCATGATCTTTATCTGTGAAGCCATCGCCAGGTTATACGGCCTCTACGAACACGTCAACGATCATTTTGATGAGATCGCAGGCAAACAGCGCTGGCTGGAGTTCCTGTTCATCACACCTTCGGTACACCGGGTGCATCATGCTAAAAACCATATCTATCTCGACAGGAACTACGGGGAGACTTTCTCCATATGGGACAGGATCTTCGGCACCTTCCAAACGGAAATGGACCAGGTGAAGCCCGTGTACGGTATCCTGAACGACAGGATCAACGGCAAAAGCCTGTTGCAGGTACAGCTGCAGTTGTGGCGCGACCTGTGGACAGACGTAAAGCAGGCGCCGGGACTGAAAAACAAACTGAAATACGTCGTCATGCCTCCCGGCTGGAACCATATCGACGGCGGAAAAATGGCCGCCGGCTATCGTGCGGAAGGATGGAAAGTCCTCCGCGAAGAAAAGAAGAAAAAATCAGTGGCCCACTTAAACCCTTCAGCATGAAAAACATAACAGTGACAACACCCGGCATCATGACGGACGTATGGGCTGAAACGGCCGTTACACCGCCATCCGAACCGCTCATCGTAGATATTACCGCCCGGGAATCTACCGCGATGTACTACATCGGCAAGCAACTCATCAGAGAATATGGCAGCTATGAAAACCCGGCGTTTATCGCTACGCTGCACCTGAACGCTTATCAGCTGTTGCCCGAACGTATTGCCCGCATCCTCAGCCAGTTTGGTACCGACTATTCCGCTACCCAGTATGGCGCCCTCGTTTTCCGGGGGTTGATACAGGTGGACCAGGAGGAGCTGGGCCGCACGCCCTCCAACTGGAAGGAGGCAGACTACGAAAAGCTGAAAGCCTATGGCTTTATCAGTAGCCTGATGCACGGCGCGGTGCCCAGCAAGCCCGTGCAGTACTATGCACAGCGCAAAGGCGGAGGACTGATGCATGCTATCATCCCGGACGAAAAAATGACCCATACGCAGACCGGCAGCGGTTCCCGTACCGATCTGTTTGTTCATACGGAAGACGCCTTCCTGTTCCACCAGGCCGACTTTTTAAGTTTCCTGTTTATCCGGAATGAAGAAAGAGTGCCTTCCACGTTATACTCTATCCGGTCGCACGGCGCTACCGACGACATCATGCGGCCTTTGTTCCGCCCCCTTTACAAATGCCCGAAAGATGCCAACTACGCCCCGGATGCCGCCGCGGGAGAGGAGGTAAGTACCTCCGTGCTGTATGGCAACGAGACCTATCCTTTCATCCGTTTTGATGCGGCTGAGCAGCTGTATAACCCGGACGCCGGCCAGAGTGCCGAAGCCATGCATTACCTCGAAGAGTTCTGGAAAGTGGCCAAAACGCATATCTACAACGATTTCGTGCCGGAGGCGGGAGATCTCATCTTCGTGAACAACCACCTCTGCGCCCACGGCAGAAATGCTTTCATGGCCGGTTACCGGGAAGAGAAAGGAATGCTGGTGCCCTGCGAAAGAAGGATGATGCTGAGGATGATGAGCAAGACGAGCCTGATCAACATCCGCGCCGTCACAAAAACCAACGACCCGTATTTTATCATGGAAGAGCACTATGGCAGCATCTTCCGTTAATCATTCCTAAAAAAATTATGATATGCATACAGACCAGGTGACGGTTGCCCCCGTGCAGCCGCAAAATAAAAACAACAAATTGCTCCGCGATATATTTTATGAAGAGACAGCCGCAGAATATCACCAGGCGGTGGAGAAGGCGCGTATGGCCGTAGAAGATTTCCTGCTGAACACCCGGCAGCCTTTCACCGGCGTCCGGCCATCGGCCATGCGGGAAGCGGTATACGGCGTAGACCTGGGCAGGCCGCTCGCCGGCTACGACGAGCTGCTGGCAGAGGTGAACGAGCTGTATGTCCGTCACGCTACGGCTTTTCACCTGCCGCAATACATCGCCCATCTGAACTGCCCCGTAGTGATACCGGCGCTGGCGGCAGAAGTGATCATCAGCGCCATCAATTCCTCGCAGGATACGTACGACCAGAGCGCCGGCGGCACTTTCATTGAAAGAAGGCTGATAGACTGGACGGCCCACGAGATCGGTTATACGAAAGCTGACGGTGTATTTACCGGCGGCGGCTCCCAGTCCAACCTGATGGGGCTGCTGCTGGCAAGGGACCATTTTGCCATGCAGCTGCTGGGGCATAATATCAAACTCGACGGCCTGCCCCCGCAGGCAAACCGGTTCAGGATATTTGTTTCTGATAAAGCGCATTTCAGCAACGATAAAAACGCGTCGTTGCTGGGGCTGGGGGAGCAGGCGATCGTAAGGGTGAAGACCGACAGCCGTTTCCGGATGGATGCCGCAGCGCTGAAAGAGGCGCTGGACAGGCAGCTCAGCCTGGGCAACATCCCTATCGCCGTAGTAGCTACCGCCGGTACGACCGACTTCGGCAACATAGACCCGCTGCAGTCCATCGCAGCGCTGGCCGCCGAATACCAGGTATGGATGCACGTAGATGCCGCCTATGGCTGCGGGCTGCTGTTGTCCGCCAAATACCGCCATCTGCTGAACGGAATAGAGCAGGCTGACTCCGTGACGATCGACTATCACAAGTCATTTTTCCAGCCGATCAGCAGCAGTGCTTTCCTTGTGAAGGACAAAGCAACGCTGCAGCTGGTGCGGCATCATGCGGACTATCTGAACCCTGCGGAGCAGGATTACGAAGAGTTGCCGGCGCAGATCAATAAGTCGATAACCCAAAGCACCCGCCGGTTCGATGCCTTAAAGCTGTGGTGCACGCTGCGGTTGATGGGAAAACAGAAGCTGGGAATTTATACCGATATGATGATCGATACCGCCGCCGGCACCGCTGCTTTGCTGCAGCAGGACCCGGAGTTTGAGTTGCTGAGCAGTTCGGACCTTGGGGTGCTGGTGTTCCGTTTCCGGCCGGTGGCCATCGATACGGACCTGTCGGCGCTGAACCTGCGCATCAAACAGTCATTGTTCTTTGACGGGACCTACATCCTGGCCAGCACCAAGGTAGACGGGAACTTTTATCTGAAGTTCACCATACTGAACCCCGTGACTACGTTGTCGCATATACGTGAGATCCTGGCTGCGGTGAAAGCGAAGGGATATAGTTTGCTCTGACGTGCTGGTAGCCCGTCCCGGGCAGCTTGTCCGGGACGGGTTTACTAGTGGGACTATTTTACGATAATGCCTGCAGCTTCCCAGTATTTTTGTGGCAGGAATATTCTTCCGGTCTCCGGACTGATATTAAATTCAGTATTGGTATCGGGTATGCCGGCGATATGCGTGTAGGGGTTCCAGCTGATCCTGCCGGGACTTTCAAAAATCACTTTCACCTCTGTGGCGCTGCGTTTCAATACCAGCTGGTTATTGCCGTTGTCTGCTTTCACCACTTCAAAAACAGGGTAGACGATCACCGGCTCCGGCCTGTTTTTAGACGGGAGCCCCATGGGCGCTGCGGCGTTGGACCTGTCAAAGTTCGATAAGGGTGTTTTCATGATATCAGACGCTATCTTCTCCAGCTGCTCCTGCTGGGCGCCTTTTAATTCAAACTTTTTAACCAGCTTCATACTGGAATCGTATAAGCTATGGGTATGGTCCGTACTGAATATGATGGCATAGAAATCAGCATGCTCACCGGCTTTACGTTTTTTTATCACGATTCTTTCAGCCATATTCTCCTGCTCATTTTTATATAACGTGAGATACGCTTTAAATATCCCGGTCATAACAGGTTTTAAGGTAAGGTCATTGGCGCCGATGACACTGTAGCCATCGAAGCCCAATGGCGGCAGCGGTGGCGGCGGTGGCGGTGGCAGTGGTAGCGGAGGAATCAGTTTGCCATTTACTTTAACCGGTTTAGGCGCCGGCCGCGCGGGTGGCGGCGGTGGCGGGTCGGGATAATGTTTGGCGATGACATATTTCCCTTCACTGAAAAAATCGGTATAATCTTTTTTCAGCAGGATGGTTTTTCCGTCTTCTTCGCTGCGGAGATAACATTTGTCTTTTTCCCGGATGATGGTGTAGGATACACCGTTGAAAGTAGCTTCACTGGGAACGATGTATTCAAACGCTTGAATTTTTCCGGTGGCGGCATTGATGATCAGGTCTTTTACCTCGTCGCTGAAGTTGTACAGCGCGAACTCCTTTCCTGACGGAAACACTTCACGGAACTTATGGATAGGTTTTACCAGTTCGTTGCCCAGGGTGTCTGTAGCGCCATATTTTTTGCCGGCCCCGAACGGGTAATATTTGTTCTGGGCAAACGTGGCGCTGCTGACCGCCAGCAACAGTGCGGTAGTCATTAGTTTTTGTATGCTCGTATGTTGTAAATATTGAATGGTGGAAATGATTGGGTTTAACAATTGCGGCGAAAATAGAGATTTTTCTGTTACCAAATGAAGGGTATGTCTTTAAAATGATTACATTCGTTACCCCGTTTGACCAACTTCTCCCTACTGTTAGCGTTTATCAGCATCTCTCACGCAAAAAAACATCTTATGAAAATTGGAATCATTGGTTCCGGCGCCGTAGGGCAGGCATTAGCCAAAGGCTTTCAACAGGAGGGGCATACCGTTACCCTCGGTACCCGGGACACATCCAAACCGGAAGCGGTACAGTTCAACAAAGAAACAGGTATTTCTATAGCAGATTTCGAAACTACCGCTAAAACAGCGGATTTGCTGGTACTGGCCACCAAAGGGCTGGTAGCTGCCGATGCGCTGCGACTGGCAGGCATTGCCCATCTGGATAACAAGATCATTATTGACGCCACCAACCCACTGGCAGAAAAAGCGCCCGACCACGGGGTGCTGCATTTCTTTACCACGCTGGAGTTTTCCCTCATGGAACAATTGCAGCAGCTGGCGCCGGCGGCGAAGTTCGTCAAAGCTTTTAACTCAGTCGGTAACGCCGCCATGTATCAACCACAGTTCAAAGAGGGGAAACCGACCATGTTTATCTGTGGCAACGATGAAGAA encodes:
- a CDS encoding TauD/TfdA family dioxygenase; amino-acid sequence: MKNITVTTPGIMTDVWAETAVTPPSEPLIVDITARESTAMYYIGKQLIREYGSYENPAFIATLHLNAYQLLPERIARILSQFGTDYSATQYGALVFRGLIQVDQEELGRTPSNWKEADYEKLKAYGFISSLMHGAVPSKPVQYYAQRKGGGLMHAIIPDEKMTHTQTGSGSRTDLFVHTEDAFLFHQADFLSFLFIRNEERVPSTLYSIRSHGATDDIMRPLFRPLYKCPKDANYAPDAAAGEEVSTSVLYGNETYPFIRFDAAEQLYNPDAGQSAEAMHYLEEFWKVAKTHIYNDFVPEAGDLIFVNNHLCAHGRNAFMAGYREEKGMLVPCERRMMLRMMSKTSLINIRAVTKTNDPYFIMEEHYGSIFR
- a CDS encoding sterol desaturase family protein translates to MGTVLPQLLGKMQSVFGYIVLGLVALEWVILVISKKMESNREGWVNVISYVLDSFPYFFLGKFVVFGTMMWMYEYRFFTLGYAWYVWILAYLVYDFMFWSVHYLGHKVRFFWCIHGVHHTAEEMKLTVAVRGSFLGILHIPLTVIALPILGFDPFMIFICEAIARLYGLYEHVNDHFDEIAGKQRWLEFLFITPSVHRVHHAKNHIYLDRNYGETFSIWDRIFGTFQTEMDQVKPVYGILNDRINGKSLLQVQLQLWRDLWTDVKQAPGLKNKLKYVVMPPGWNHIDGGKMAAGYRAEGWKVLREEKKKKSVAHLNPSA
- a CDS encoding NADPH-dependent F420 reductase; its protein translation is MKIGIIGSGAVGQALAKGFQQEGHTVTLGTRDTSKPEAVQFNKETGISIADFETTAKTADLLVLATKGLVAADALRLAGIAHLDNKIIIDATNPLAEKAPDHGVLHFFTTLEFSLMEQLQQLAPAAKFVKAFNSVGNAAMYQPQFKEGKPTMFICGNDEEAKKTVTGLLTAFGWETEDMGTAEAARAIEPLCILWCIPGFLQNRWTHAFKLLK
- a CDS encoding pyridoxal phosphate-dependent decarboxylase family protein is translated as MHTDQVTVAPVQPQNKNNKLLRDIFYEETAAEYHQAVEKARMAVEDFLLNTRQPFTGVRPSAMREAVYGVDLGRPLAGYDELLAEVNELYVRHATAFHLPQYIAHLNCPVVIPALAAEVIISAINSSQDTYDQSAGGTFIERRLIDWTAHEIGYTKADGVFTGGGSQSNLMGLLLARDHFAMQLLGHNIKLDGLPPQANRFRIFVSDKAHFSNDKNASLLGLGEQAIVRVKTDSRFRMDAAALKEALDRQLSLGNIPIAVVATAGTTDFGNIDPLQSIAALAAEYQVWMHVDAAYGCGLLLSAKYRHLLNGIEQADSVTIDYHKSFFQPISSSAFLVKDKATLQLVRHHADYLNPAEQDYEELPAQINKSITQSTRRFDALKLWCTLRLMGKQKLGIYTDMMIDTAAGTAALLQQDPEFELLSSSDLGVLVFRFRPVAIDTDLSALNLRIKQSLFFDGTYILASTKVDGNFYLKFTILNPVTTLSHIREILAAVKAKGYSLL
- a CDS encoding nitroreductase family protein; amino-acid sequence: MIAWEEKRDVRQQVLTDIIRRRRSIFADDYLDIPVPEDVIREILTNATWAPTYKMTQPWRFIVLQDSQRAPFGEYLAEYYRQRLPAEEWPHTRHERARLYPEKAPCIIVIVLRRNLKIDIKEWEEMAAVCCAVQNMALTCEAYDIGAYWDSCDACIEYARQHWLEENEQCLGFFYMGYYDRQKHHSAKRRTGIDKKTTWLY